In a genomic window of Spirosoma agri:
- the eno gene encoding phosphopyruvate hydratase — protein MSTIQSIHARQILDSRGNPTVEVDVRTENGYLGRAAVPSGASTGSHEAVELRDDDPKIYVGKGVLKAVSNVNDLIFPELVGISVYEQSMIDKVMLELDGTSNKGRLGANAILGVSMAVAKAAAQEAGMPLYRYVGGVNANTLPVPMMNILNGGSHADNSIDFQEFMVMPANAPSFSEALRWGTEIFHTLKKVLKGMGLATNVGDEGGFAPNIKSNEEAIQTILQAIEKAGYRPGEDVWIAMDAASSEFYNAEEGVYHFKKSTGDKLTSSEMAGYWKDWVSKYPILSIEDGMAEDDWAGWKAHTDALAGTKTQLVGDDLFVTNVTRLQEGIDKGIANAILVKVNQIGSLTETIDTVNLAKRNAYKNIMSHRSGETEDATIADLAVALNTGQIKTGSASRSDRMAKYNQLLRIEEELGETAYFPGLKF, from the coding sequence ATGAGTACCATTCAAAGCATTCATGCCCGACAAATTCTGGATTCACGAGGCAACCCGACCGTTGAAGTAGACGTTCGGACAGAAAACGGATATCTGGGTCGTGCGGCTGTACCATCAGGTGCATCTACCGGCTCCCATGAGGCTGTCGAACTCCGCGACGACGATCCAAAAATATACGTTGGTAAAGGTGTCCTGAAAGCCGTATCGAACGTTAATGACCTTATTTTCCCTGAACTGGTTGGTATTTCGGTTTACGAGCAGAGCATGATCGACAAGGTTATGCTTGAACTGGATGGCACGTCAAACAAGGGCCGACTGGGCGCTAACGCGATTCTGGGCGTATCGATGGCCGTAGCAAAAGCAGCCGCCCAAGAAGCCGGTATGCCGTTGTATCGGTATGTTGGTGGTGTGAACGCAAATACGCTGCCCGTTCCGATGATGAACATCCTGAATGGTGGTTCACATGCCGACAACTCAATTGATTTTCAAGAGTTTATGGTTATGCCCGCCAATGCGCCGAGTTTCTCGGAAGCGCTGCGCTGGGGCACCGAAATCTTCCATACGCTCAAGAAAGTGCTGAAAGGCATGGGTCTGGCGACCAACGTGGGTGACGAAGGTGGCTTTGCTCCGAACATCAAGTCGAACGAAGAGGCTATCCAGACGATTCTGCAAGCTATTGAGAAAGCGGGTTACCGCCCCGGTGAAGACGTTTGGATTGCGATGGATGCCGCTTCGTCGGAATTCTATAACGCTGAAGAAGGCGTTTATCACTTCAAAAAATCGACCGGTGATAAACTGACGTCGTCTGAAATGGCCGGTTACTGGAAGGATTGGGTGAGCAAATATCCGATCCTGTCTATCGAAGATGGTATGGCCGAAGACGATTGGGCGGGCTGGAAAGCGCACACCGATGCCTTGGCGGGTACAAAAACCCAACTTGTCGGCGACGACCTGTTCGTAACCAACGTAACGCGTCTACAGGAAGGTATCGACAAAGGTATTGCCAATGCCATTCTGGTGAAGGTGAACCAGATCGGTTCGCTGACCGAAACGATCGATACGGTAAATCTGGCGAAACGCAACGCGTACAAAAACATTATGTCGCACCGTTCCGGCGAAACCGAAGATGCAACCATCGCTGATCTGGCTGTAGCCCTAAACACGGGTCAGATCAAAACGGGTTCGGCTTCCCGTTCTGACCGGATGGCGAAATACAACCAGCTGCTCCGTATTGAAGAAGAATTAGGCGAAACGGCTTACTTCCCTGGCTTGAAGTTTTAA